In Acidaminococcus fermentans DSM 20731, one genomic interval encodes:
- a CDS encoding PhoH family protein, protein MPEVTEKRFEFQDAREMVAVLGETDEYLKEMQQSLGCRLIPRGNQLIVQGTLQDVELAERLVRELLFLYRQGMPITQHDVKYSLRLVREGQEEQLHKLFTDTVLTTVRGRQVKAKTLGQMRYLKTIAQSDITIAIGPAGTGKTYLAVAMAVKALKNKEVERIILTRPAVEAGEKLGFLPGDLQEKVDPYLRPLYDALYEMLGMEAFQKNLQRGIIEVAPLAYMRGRTLNDAFIILDEAQNTTAEQMRMALTRFGFGSKLVVTGDATQVDLPSGRQSGLVNAAQVLDGVPGIGIVRFSEQDVVRHEIVGAIIRAYEKYDRARKEHRQAQAEKNKGEGK, encoded by the coding sequence TTGCCTGAAGTGACGGAAAAACGGTTTGAATTCCAGGACGCCCGGGAAATGGTGGCGGTCCTGGGTGAAACGGATGAATATCTGAAAGAAATGCAGCAGAGCCTGGGCTGCCGGCTGATTCCCCGGGGCAACCAGCTGATCGTCCAGGGGACTCTCCAGGACGTGGAACTGGCGGAACGGCTGGTCCGGGAACTGCTGTTCCTGTACCGGCAGGGGATGCCCATTACCCAGCACGATGTGAAATATAGCCTGCGGCTGGTCCGGGAGGGCCAGGAGGAGCAGCTCCACAAGCTGTTCACGGACACGGTGCTCACCACTGTCCGGGGCCGCCAGGTGAAGGCCAAGACTCTGGGCCAGATGCGGTACCTGAAGACCATAGCCCAAAGCGACATTACCATTGCCATCGGTCCAGCCGGCACCGGGAAGACCTATCTGGCGGTGGCCATGGCGGTAAAGGCCCTGAAGAACAAGGAAGTGGAGCGGATCATCCTGACCCGTCCGGCGGTGGAAGCCGGGGAGAAACTGGGCTTTCTGCCCGGTGACCTCCAGGAAAAGGTGGATCCCTACCTGCGGCCCCTGTACGATGCCCTGTACGAAATGCTGGGGATGGAAGCTTTCCAGAAGAATCTCCAGCGGGGAATCATCGAAGTGGCACCCCTGGCCTATATGCGGGGCCGTACCCTGAACGATGCCTTCATTATCCTGGATGAAGCACAGAACACCACGGCGGAACAGATGCGGATGGCGCTCACTAGGTTCGGGTTCGGCTCCAAGCTGGTGGTCACCGGGGATGCCACCCAGGTGGACCTGCCCAGCGGCCGGCAGTCCGGGCTGGTGAATGCCGCCCAGGTACTGGACGGGGTGCCGGGCATCGGCATCGTCCGGTTCTCGGAACAGGATGTGGTCCGGCACGAAATCGTGGGGGCCATTATCCGCGCCTATGAAAAATATGACCGGGCCCGGAAGGAACACCGGCAGGCCCAGGCGGAGAAAAATAAAGGAGAAGGAAAATGA
- the ybeY gene encoding rRNA maturation RNase YbeY, with translation MIVTLENNQTEIAIPEELEETLKKAMDIVARKENLTDNTEVDITIVNNEEIHTLNRDYRGIDRPTDVLSFALDEGDEEPEVEDGEAEHLLGDVIISAPRAVEQGEEFGHGLTREMTYLAVHGMLHLLGYDHMEEADKRVMRAREEEILRELDLAEEKYGG, from the coding sequence ATGATCGTTACCCTGGAAAACAACCAGACGGAAATCGCCATTCCTGAAGAACTGGAAGAGACCCTGAAAAAGGCCATGGACATTGTGGCCCGGAAGGAGAATCTGACGGACAATACGGAAGTGGACATTACCATTGTGAATAATGAAGAAATCCATACTCTGAACCGGGACTACAGGGGCATTGACCGCCCCACCGATGTGCTCAGCTTCGCCCTGGACGAAGGGGACGAGGAACCGGAAGTGGAAGACGGGGAAGCGGAACACCTGCTGGGGGACGTGATCATCTCTGCGCCCCGGGCGGTGGAACAGGGAGAGGAATTCGGCCACGGGCTTACCCGGGAAATGACCTACCTGGCGGTCCACGGCATGCTCCATCTGCTGGGCTATGACCATATGGAAGAAGCGGACAAACGGGTGATGCGGGCCCGGGAGGAAGAAATCCTCCGGGAACTGGACCTGGCGGAGGAAAAGTATGGAGGCTGA
- a CDS encoding cytidine deaminase: MEAELDRELFEAACAVREHSYSPYSRFAVGAAVRAADGRIFTGCNVENASYGLTLCAERCAIFAAVKEGVREFAALCVTADTPGPVSPCGACRQVMAEFRIPRIYLTNIQGQYRSATVADLLPDDFSL; this comes from the coding sequence ATGGAGGCTGAACTGGACCGGGAACTCTTTGAAGCAGCCTGTGCCGTGCGGGAACATTCCTACAGCCCCTATTCCCGGTTTGCCGTGGGTGCGGCGGTCCGGGCGGCGGACGGGCGGATTTTCACCGGCTGCAATGTGGAGAACGCCTCCTACGGCCTGACTCTTTGCGCCGAACGGTGCGCCATTTTCGCCGCGGTGAAGGAAGGGGTCCGGGAGTTTGCCGCCCTGTGCGTCACCGCCGATACCCCGGGACCGGTGTCCCCCTGCGGGGCCTGCCGGCAGGTGATGGCGGAATTCCGCATCCCCCGGATCTATTTGACCAATATTCAGGGCCAGTACCGGTCCGCCACGGTGGCGGATTTGCTGCCCGATGACTTCAGTCTGTAA
- the era gene encoding GTPase Era yields MEEKNTQQHHSGFVAVVGRPNAGKSTLVNHLVGEKVAIISDRPQTTRNRILSILSTEEAQMVFLDTPGLHKPQDKLGEHMVQAALNAIKEVDVVLFVVDASEKRGKGEQVILERLKEECHAPVILVLNKIDRLPDKAVLLPIIDKFRKEYPFRSVLTLSALEDEDFSPLLQEIVRCLPEGPSFYPEDMYTDQPERVMAAEIVREKILQLTRDEVPHAVAVQVQEMKTRPNNLVYVRADIYVERDSQKAILIGAKGKMLKEISQRAREDMEAFLGNRVYLELWVKVRPKWREKEGDLKRLGLAGERSQY; encoded by the coding sequence ATGGAAGAAAAGAATACCCAACAGCATCACTCCGGCTTTGTGGCCGTTGTGGGCCGTCCCAACGCGGGAAAATCCACCCTGGTGAACCATCTGGTGGGAGAAAAGGTGGCCATCATCTCTGACCGGCCCCAGACCACCCGGAACCGAATCCTGAGCATTTTAAGCACGGAGGAGGCCCAGATGGTGTTCCTGGACACCCCCGGTCTCCACAAACCCCAGGACAAACTGGGAGAGCACATGGTCCAGGCGGCTCTCAACGCCATCAAGGAAGTGGACGTGGTGCTGTTTGTGGTGGACGCCTCAGAAAAACGGGGCAAGGGAGAACAGGTGATCCTGGAACGGCTGAAGGAAGAATGCCATGCTCCGGTGATCCTGGTGCTGAACAAAATCGACCGGCTGCCGGACAAGGCTGTGCTGCTGCCCATCATCGACAAATTCCGGAAGGAATATCCCTTCCGCAGTGTACTCACCCTCTCCGCCCTGGAAGATGAGGATTTTTCGCCCCTGCTCCAGGAAATCGTCCGGTGCCTGCCGGAAGGGCCCAGCTTCTATCCGGAAGACATGTACACTGACCAGCCGGAACGGGTGATGGCGGCGGAAATCGTCCGGGAGAAAATCCTCCAGCTGACCCGGGACGAAGTGCCCCATGCAGTGGCGGTCCAGGTCCAGGAAATGAAGACCCGGCCCAACAACCTGGTGTACGTCCGGGCGGATATCTACGTGGAACGGGATTCCCAGAAAGCCATCCTGATCGGGGCAAAAGGGAAGATGCTGAAGGAAATCAGCCAGCGGGCCCGTGAGGATATGGAAGCTTTCCTGGGCAACCGGGTGTACCTGGAACTGTGGGTAAAGGTACGGCCCAAATGGCGGGAAAAGGAAGGGGACCTGAAACGGCTGGGCCTGGCGGGAGAACGGTCCCAATATTGA
- a CDS encoding hemolysin family protein, whose product MKPILYPFAFVFWHLGAALYRFMGVEPQTAGTSHSEDDIRKMVSASEKGGSIDPVESRLIDNVFDFADRVAREVMVPRQDMVCLFVDDPIEENMKVIRESGHTRYPLCEEDRDHILGMVHIREFMNADYKQPGFDLRSIMREIDVVPESMSIAKILQLMQHKHVQMAAVADEYGGTAGLVTMEDLLEEIVGDIQDEHDTDMPEINKMPDGSYVFDGLVLLDEVSEIMGIQFDDPEEDTIGGYVFGLIGRQPVVGDSVEENGCKFEVLDSTGFRVLRVRVIPLKKEKKEAAGHEQ is encoded by the coding sequence TTGAAACCAATCCTATATCCTTTTGCTTTTGTGTTCTGGCACCTGGGGGCAGCCCTGTACCGGTTCATGGGGGTGGAACCCCAGACGGCCGGCACCAGCCATTCGGAAGACGACATCCGGAAGATGGTCAGCGCCAGCGAAAAGGGAGGCAGCATCGATCCGGTGGAAAGCCGGCTCATCGACAACGTGTTCGACTTTGCAGACCGGGTGGCCCGGGAAGTGATGGTGCCCCGGCAGGACATGGTGTGCCTGTTCGTGGACGATCCCATCGAGGAGAACATGAAGGTGATCCGGGAATCCGGCCACACCCGGTATCCTCTCTGTGAAGAGGATCGGGACCATATCCTGGGGATGGTCCACATCCGGGAGTTCATGAATGCGGACTACAAACAGCCCGGGTTCGACCTCCGGTCCATTATGCGGGAAATCGACGTGGTGCCGGAAAGTATGTCCATTGCCAAAATCCTCCAGCTGATGCAGCACAAGCATGTGCAGATGGCGGCTGTGGCCGATGAATACGGAGGCACCGCAGGTCTTGTGACCATGGAGGACCTGCTGGAAGAAATCGTGGGCGACATCCAGGATGAACACGATACGGACATGCCGGAAATCAACAAGATGCCTGACGGATCCTATGTGTTCGATGGGCTGGTGCTCCTGGACGAGGTATCGGAAATCATGGGGATCCAGTTCGATGATCCGGAAGAAGATACCATCGGCGGCTATGTGTTCGGCCTCATCGGCCGGCAGCCGGTGGTGGGGGACAGCGTGGAGGAAAATGGCTGCAAGTTCGAAGTGCTGGATTCCACCGGGTTCCGGGTGCTCCGGGTCCGGGTGATCCCCCTGAAAAAAGAAAAGAAGGAAGCGGCTGGCCATGAGCAGTGA
- the recO gene encoding DNA repair protein RecO, with product MSSEVFQDEAVILRVKNWQTADKYAVCFCREHGKISFVAYGAAYPRSQSGRLVQPFAHLRLTLNPGRKVASLRGCESLEMPLAMDWENLAYGAIIGEAAEHLLGEEEPQEEVFQLLLEAFRLLGKRNRRLVTDSTLLKLLALCGLNPILDQCTSCGESVTEDGYFSLVQGGFLCKKCAMGDELPFTVATRDLMDRLLHLDLQAPPDFTVRGRELMAMEKILHQFILYQTDRPLRSLEFLAKMENTAHG from the coding sequence ATGAGCAGTGAAGTGTTTCAGGACGAAGCAGTGATCCTCCGAGTGAAAAACTGGCAGACTGCGGACAAATACGCAGTCTGCTTTTGTCGTGAACACGGGAAAATCTCCTTCGTGGCCTATGGGGCGGCCTATCCCCGGAGCCAGAGCGGGAGACTGGTCCAGCCTTTTGCCCATCTGCGGCTGACCCTGAATCCGGGCCGGAAGGTGGCTTCCTTACGGGGCTGCGAAAGCCTGGAGATGCCCCTTGCCATGGACTGGGAGAACCTGGCCTACGGAGCCATCATCGGGGAGGCGGCAGAGCATCTTCTGGGAGAAGAGGAGCCCCAGGAAGAGGTGTTCCAGCTGCTGCTGGAGGCCTTCCGGCTGCTGGGGAAACGGAACCGGCGGCTGGTTACTGATAGCACCCTGCTGAAGCTGCTGGCCCTGTGCGGGCTGAACCCCATCCTGGACCAGTGCACCAGCTGCGGGGAGTCGGTGACGGAAGACGGGTATTTCAGTCTGGTCCAGGGGGGCTTCCTGTGCAAAAAATGCGCCATGGGGGACGAACTGCCCTTTACGGTGGCCACCCGGGATCTGATGGACCGGCTGCTCCATCTGGATCTCCAGGCTCCCCCGGATTTCACCGTCCGGGGCCGGGAACTGATGGCCATGGAGAAGATCCTCCACCAGTTCATCCTGTACCAGACGGACCGGCCCCTGCGGAGCCTGGAATTCCTGGCGAAAATGGAGAATACGGCCCATGGATAA
- a CDS encoding exodeoxyribonuclease III, with protein MKLITWNVNGLRACMNKGFADFMTAAGADIVCVQETKMQREQASFDFPGYHEYWNSAVKKGYSGTAVFSKTEPLSVTYGLGQEEHDQEGRVITAEYPDFYLVNVYTPNSQRGLTRLEYRMQWEDVFQDYCAGLARKKPVIVCGDLNVAAQPIDLKNPDSNHKNAGFTDEERAKFQQFLDHGFVDSFRSLYPDKEGAYTWWSYMFKARERNAGWRIDYFLVSQNGKDRIQDVIIHNEVMGSDHCPVELEWK; from the coding sequence ATGAAACTGATTACCTGGAATGTAAACGGGCTTCGGGCCTGCATGAACAAAGGATTTGCTGATTTTATGACGGCGGCGGGGGCGGACATTGTCTGCGTCCAGGAAACCAAGATGCAGCGGGAACAGGCTTCCTTCGATTTTCCCGGCTACCATGAATACTGGAACAGTGCGGTGAAAAAGGGCTATTCCGGTACCGCCGTATTTTCCAAAACGGAACCCCTGTCCGTCACCTACGGCCTGGGGCAGGAAGAACATGACCAGGAGGGCCGGGTGATCACTGCCGAATACCCGGATTTCTACCTGGTGAACGTGTACACCCCCAATTCCCAGCGGGGGCTCACCCGTCTGGAGTACCGGATGCAGTGGGAGGACGTGTTCCAGGATTACTGTGCCGGGCTGGCCCGGAAGAAGCCGGTGATCGTGTGCGGGGACCTGAATGTGGCCGCTCAGCCCATCGATCTGAAGAACCCGGACAGCAACCACAAGAATGCCGGGTTCACCGATGAGGAACGGGCCAAGTTCCAGCAGTTCCTGGACCACGGGTTCGTGGATTCCTTCCGGAGCCTGTATCCCGACAAGGAAGGCGCTTACACCTGGTGGTCCTATATGTTCAAGGCACGGGAACGGAACGCCGGGTGGAGGATCGACTATTTCCTGGTGTCCCAGAACGGAAAAGACCGGATCCAGGATGTGATCATCCACAACGAAGTCATGGGCAGCGACCACTGCCCCGTGGAACTGGAGTGGAAATAG
- a CDS encoding ADP-ribosylglycohydrolase family protein produces the protein MEGAFIGDIVGSVYEWSGHKGKEFPLFQPGCRATDDSLMTLAVARAFREAQKAGKLLEAETVLPLLARYMRQLGQKYPNAGFGGKFRQWLSDPAMGPYGSFGNGAAMRVSPAGWFASTLEEAQHLAVLSCQVTHNHPDSYRAARAVAGAVFLARQHKTKEQIRTYLRQYYPLDFRLEEIRDSYQGDATCEGSVPQALEAFLEAENFEDALRNAVSLGGDTDTLAAMAGSIAEPFFGIPEKILEEGRKYYLPEMGEEVK, from the coding sequence ATGGAAGGTGCTTTTATTGGCGATATTGTGGGCTCGGTGTATGAATGGTCCGGGCACAAGGGGAAGGAGTTTCCTCTTTTCCAGCCGGGCTGCCGGGCTACCGACGATTCTCTCATGACCCTGGCGGTGGCCCGGGCCTTTCGGGAGGCCCAAAAAGCCGGGAAGCTGCTGGAGGCGGAGACGGTGCTGCCTCTCCTGGCCCGGTATATGCGGCAGCTGGGGCAGAAATACCCCAACGCCGGATTCGGGGGCAAGTTCCGGCAGTGGCTCAGTGATCCGGCCATGGGGCCCTACGGCAGCTTCGGCAATGGGGCGGCCATGCGGGTGTCCCCGGCCGGGTGGTTCGCTTCCACCCTGGAAGAGGCCCAGCATCTGGCGGTGCTGTCCTGCCAGGTGACCCACAACCATCCGGATTCCTACCGGGCGGCCCGGGCGGTGGCCGGGGCGGTGTTCCTGGCCCGGCAGCACAAGACAAAGGAACAGATCCGCACTTACCTGCGCCAGTACTATCCCCTGGATTTCCGGCTGGAGGAGATCCGGGACAGTTATCAGGGGGACGCCACCTGTGAAGGTTCCGTACCCCAGGCCCTGGAGGCCTTCCTGGAGGCGGAGAATTTCGAGGACGCCCTGCGGAACGCCGTCTCCCTGGGCGGGGATACCGATACCCTGGCCGCCATGGCCGGCAGCATCGCCGAGCCCTTCTTCGGGATCCCGGAGAAAATCCTGGAAGAGGGACGGAAGTATTACCTGCCGGAGATGGGGGAAGAAGTGAAATAG
- a CDS encoding LysR family transcriptional regulator — protein MDFKELTYVLAIARHQNITRAAEALHLTQPTLSKFLKALETELHQPLFQRLGNRYQPTYAGERYLQRAREILEAKRALDQEMGDIIKNNEGYLKIGFPTMRGTYMLPVTLPIFHDRYPNVRIDVHEANSEHLVKLLLDGDIDLAFFNYLDPEPGLATTVISREEVVLVMNRDSEFTRFGRKKKDCRYPHMDLKLLKDQGFILQNATQRTRQVVDRLFRQQHMEPRIILETKNIQAEAELAARGYGFTFITETHLKYIPDRSQLALFSVGSPSTTVTFVAAYRKNGYLPFHAQEYIKVVKEFT, from the coding sequence ATGGATTTCAAAGAACTCACCTATGTGCTGGCCATTGCCCGGCACCAGAACATCACCCGGGCCGCCGAGGCCCTCCATCTCACCCAACCCACCCTGTCCAAATTTCTCAAGGCCCTGGAAACAGAACTCCACCAGCCCCTGTTCCAGCGTCTGGGGAACCGGTACCAGCCCACCTACGCAGGGGAACGGTACCTGCAGCGGGCCAGGGAGATCCTGGAGGCCAAACGGGCCCTGGACCAGGAAATGGGCGACATCATCAAGAACAACGAAGGGTACCTGAAGATCGGGTTCCCCACCATGCGGGGTACCTATATGCTGCCGGTGACCCTGCCCATTTTCCACGACCGGTATCCCAATGTGCGGATCGACGTCCACGAGGCCAATTCTGAACATCTGGTGAAACTGCTGCTGGACGGGGACATCGACCTGGCCTTTTTCAACTACCTGGACCCGGAGCCCGGACTGGCCACCACGGTGATCAGCCGGGAGGAAGTGGTGCTGGTGATGAACAGGGACAGCGAATTCACCCGGTTCGGCCGGAAAAAGAAGGACTGCCGGTATCCCCACATGGATCTGAAACTGCTGAAGGACCAGGGGTTCATCCTCCAGAACGCCACCCAGAGGACCCGGCAGGTGGTGGACCGGCTGTTCCGTCAGCAGCACATGGAGCCCCGGATCATCCTGGAGACCAAGAACATCCAGGCTGAAGCGGAACTGGCTGCCCGGGGATACGGGTTCACCTTCATCACCGAGACCCATCTGAAGTACATCCCCGACCGGAGCCAGCTGGCCCTGTTTTCCGTAGGCAGTCCCAGCACCACCGTCACCTTCGTGGCCGCCTACCGGAAAAACGGCTATCTGCCCTTCCACGCCCAGGAATACATCAAGGTGGTGAAGGAGTTTACGTGA